The following proteins are encoded in a genomic region of Dyadobacter sp. UC 10:
- a CDS encoding PspC domain-containing protein, with translation MKKTISINIGGIIFHIEEDGYEKLKAYLASIQKYFASFADSKEIVSDIEGRIAERFINKQKAENKQVISLTDVEELIAAMGTVADFEAIEQAEDILADPLETAAQNANPKQEPASHTPPKTEPVKPSGPRKLYRDLRRKLLGGVAAGLGHYFTVDPIWVRLAFLFAVVGLPAGSGMMNLNMEDELGPLSGFMVLVYIAMWVAFPGSSTLEEDAKIKKFFRDPDRKVVGGVAAGVASYFGVDLGVVRFLWVLSILLFGTGVVIYIVLWVIAPVANTLTEKMEMQGEPITLSNIESNIKQGLNLDEKTGEEHILTKLLLFPFRAIALLITALGNLLKGLGPILRIMIGAFLIGMSVIGLLTLIIGGGVALGLTTAAPFDDLPIPFLIFQELPEILILSGILVAAIPLVTFLILGLTLISNKRIVSGTVWLTMLGLWIVGVIGSTIGGVSYQRNFAKRGEVVQSAFYSVPAGTLTLDYNYTHDEENVDVDVRLAGLNAADSIEIVKTLHARGRTREDAQRNAEMLTYNVDIKDSVFLFREGPTLANNGRFRDQRIDLTLNLPYNKPFIMTRDFYYSLNEWESTTQMMKQYDLGNQDVKWDNLLWVMHRDSGLVCTNIPARYIKSEEDNDNSNYSFENDYNSDLDLGERGTYIKQFPVSDFNRIDIGGAYSIVVRQGAEFNVTADAQGQEDIDDLKIFVEGNTLRVKRSAEFKLFNNDWKRIGLVITMPTIEGVSLSGANKTLISGFKGLPKLEVDISGASKSELNVETEQLTLGVSGASKITLRGSAKSASLDASGACKIAATEMSIQNADVDASGASKVELGRIPNLDRHASGASKINVQE, from the coding sequence ATGAAAAAGACAATCAGCATAAATATAGGCGGTATCATTTTCCATATCGAGGAAGACGGGTACGAAAAACTGAAAGCCTACCTGGCTTCGATCCAGAAATACTTCGCCTCGTTTGCGGACAGTAAAGAAATCGTCTCAGATATAGAGGGCCGTATAGCGGAAAGGTTTATTAATAAGCAAAAAGCAGAAAATAAGCAGGTTATCTCGCTTACAGATGTAGAAGAGCTGATCGCAGCAATGGGAACTGTTGCTGATTTTGAGGCGATCGAGCAAGCTGAGGATATCCTGGCTGATCCGCTGGAAACCGCCGCGCAAAATGCGAATCCCAAACAGGAACCCGCTTCCCATACTCCTCCTAAAACCGAACCCGTTAAGCCATCCGGCCCGCGCAAGCTTTACCGCGATCTTCGCCGGAAGCTCCTGGGTGGAGTTGCAGCCGGCCTGGGACATTACTTTACGGTTGACCCTATTTGGGTAAGACTTGCATTCCTGTTCGCCGTAGTAGGTTTACCAGCCGGCTCGGGGATGATGAATCTCAATATGGAAGACGAGCTGGGGCCACTTTCCGGCTTTATGGTTCTGGTTTATATTGCAATGTGGGTTGCGTTTCCAGGCTCATCGACGCTGGAAGAAGATGCTAAAATCAAGAAATTTTTTCGTGATCCGGACAGAAAGGTCGTAGGCGGCGTGGCAGCCGGAGTGGCTTCCTATTTCGGGGTAGACCTGGGCGTGGTAAGATTTCTATGGGTGCTTTCTATTTTGCTGTTTGGAACCGGCGTGGTCATTTATATTGTACTGTGGGTTATTGCCCCGGTAGCGAATACATTGACTGAGAAAATGGAAATGCAGGGAGAACCCATTACCCTCTCCAATATCGAGTCGAATATCAAGCAGGGGCTAAACCTGGACGAAAAAACAGGTGAGGAGCATATCCTGACAAAATTGTTGCTTTTCCCTTTTCGTGCTATTGCCTTGCTGATCACGGCGCTGGGGAACTTATTAAAAGGCCTTGGCCCGATTCTCAGGATCATGATCGGAGCATTCCTGATCGGAATGTCGGTCATCGGCTTGCTGACATTGATCATAGGAGGAGGCGTGGCGCTGGGTCTGACTACGGCCGCCCCGTTTGACGACCTGCCAATCCCTTTTCTTATTTTTCAGGAACTGCCTGAAATCCTGATACTCTCGGGGATATTGGTCGCCGCCATTCCACTGGTTACATTTCTAATACTGGGGCTGACGCTGATTTCAAACAAGAGAATCGTGAGCGGAACGGTTTGGCTGACTATGTTAGGACTTTGGATCGTCGGCGTGATCGGCAGTACGATCGGTGGCGTGTCATACCAACGAAATTTTGCGAAACGCGGGGAAGTGGTACAGTCAGCATTTTACTCAGTACCCGCCGGTACGCTGACGCTCGATTACAATTACACCCATGATGAGGAAAATGTGGATGTGGATGTGAGACTCGCAGGACTAAATGCGGCTGACAGTATTGAAATCGTCAAAACGTTGCATGCACGTGGCAGAACGCGCGAGGATGCGCAGCGCAATGCTGAAATGCTGACTTACAATGTGGATATCAAAGATTCTGTCTTTCTATTCAGAGAAGGGCCGACCCTGGCAAATAATGGTCGTTTCCGCGACCAGCGCATTGACCTGACACTTAACCTGCCTTATAATAAACCCTTTATCATGACGCGTGATTTTTACTATTCCTTAAATGAGTGGGAATCGACCACTCAAATGATGAAGCAGTATGATCTGGGCAATCAGGATGTGAAATGGGATAATCTGCTTTGGGTAATGCACCGTGATTCTGGATTGGTTTGTACCAATATTCCTGCCAGATACATTAAAAGTGAGGAGGATAACGACAATTCAAATTATTCCTTTGAAAATGACTACAACAGCGATCTCGATCTGGGAGAAAGAGGTACTTATATCAAGCAATTCCCGGTCAGTGATTTTAATAGAATCGATATTGGCGGTGCCTATTCGATCGTTGTGCGGCAGGGAGCAGAGTTTAATGTGACTGCCGATGCGCAGGGTCAGGAAGATATTGATGACCTGAAAATTTTTGTGGAAGGTAACACCTTGAGAGTAAAGCGCTCCGCTGAGTTTAAGCTCTTTAATAATGACTGGAAGCGGATCGGGTTGGTAATTACAATGCCGACTATTGAAGGCGTGAGCCTGTCGGGCGCCAATAAGACTCTAATTTCGGGTTTTAAAGGCTTACCTAAGCTGGAAGTAGATATTTCGGGGGCGTCAAAATCGGAGCTGAATGTAGAAACCGAGCAGTTAACCTTAGGGGTCAGCGGCGCTTCAAAGATCACTTTAAGAGGATCAGCCAAATCGGCATCACTCGATGCCAGCGGTGCCTGCAAGATTGCAGCTACGGAAATGTCTATTCAAAATGCGGATGTGGACGCTTCGGGAGCTTCCAAAGTGGAATTAGG
- a CDS encoding dihydrofolate reductase — MIEQSNLTRANSVLPRLCIIAAMSENRVIGNHNHLPWHLPDEWENFKRITAGKPFMMGRTSFEAPDALHSDYRNVVLTSRAGNPEPQRTEFAKDIPAALALLSDETDVFILGGAAVFEQMLPLVQKLYLTIVHAELEGDAYFPILNQNDWELVESEYHGTDDDHAYSFSMNVYVRKMAD; from the coding sequence ATGATAGAACAGTCCAATTTAACACGAGCAAATTCGGTGCTACCCCGTCTCTGCATCATTGCCGCGATGAGTGAAAATCGGGTGATAGGAAACCATAACCACCTACCCTGGCATTTACCCGACGAGTGGGAAAACTTTAAAAGGATCACTGCCGGAAAACCATTTATGATGGGAAGAACAAGCTTTGAAGCACCTGACGCATTGCATTCTGACTATCGGAACGTGGTACTAACGTCGCGCGCCGGCAACCCGGAGCCGCAGCGAACAGAGTTTGCCAAAGATATTCCCGCCGCACTGGCGTTACTTTCTGACGAGACGGACGTATTTATACTCGGAGGAGCTGCTGTTTTTGAACAGATGCTCCCGCTTGTTCAAAAGCTCTATCTCACGATCGTTCACGCTGAGCTGGAAGGAGATGCTTATTTTCCGATACTTAACCAAAATGACTGGGAACTCGTTGAATCCGAATATCATGGGACCGACGACGACCATGCATATTCATTTTCGATGAATGTTTACGTGCGGAAAATGGCTGACTGA
- a CDS encoding PadR family transcriptional regulator, with the protein MNIENAQVQMRKGILEFCILHIISRGEVYASDMLDELTSAHIMVVEGTLYPLLTRLKNSGWLDYKWVESSSGPPRKYYVLTDEGKVFLEAMQATWFELADSVKTVIQRTEDLSKADPGNLPDPN; encoded by the coding sequence ATGAATATTGAAAATGCCCAAGTGCAGATGCGGAAGGGGATACTGGAATTCTGCATTCTGCACATCATATCCCGGGGCGAAGTATACGCGTCGGATATGCTGGATGAACTCACGTCTGCTCACATCATGGTGGTTGAAGGCACACTATACCCTCTTTTGACCCGATTGAAAAATTCAGGCTGGCTGGATTATAAATGGGTGGAGTCGTCTTCGGGACCTCCAAGGAAATACTATGTTTTGACGGATGAGGGGAAGGTATTTCTGGAAGCGATGCAAGCCACCTGGTTTGAATTGGCCGACTCGGTAAAAACCGTGATTCAGCGAACTGAGGATCTGAGCAAAGCGGATCCCGGCAATCTTCCTGACCCTAACTGA